A region from the Silene latifolia isolate original U9 population chromosome 7, ASM4854445v1, whole genome shotgun sequence genome encodes:
- the LOC141592183 gene encoding putative purple acid phosphatase 20, with protein sequence MSKISVIILVIVAIWAPFCRQVSSSYHRPPPRKTLSFPWDSHDSTTPQQVHVSMVGSDRMRVSWITKDETPSKVEYGTSSGVYGSSAEGSASNYRYVTYKSGQIHETVIGPLKPNTTYYYRCSGDSSREFSLKTTPSQLPIKFVVVGDLGQTEWTKSTLDHISKSDYDMLLLPGDLSYADSWQPKWDSFGRMVEPLASQRPWMVTQGNHEIEKIPIIHRTSFTAYNSRWRMPYEESGSSSNLYYSFDVASMVHVIMLGSYTDFDPASSQYAWLESDLKKIDRKRTPWVVVIPHAPWYNSNEAHQGEKESVDMKAAMEQLLYNARVDVVFVGHVHAYERFTRVYDGVANKCGPIHITIGDGGNHEGLATSFQDPKPDISIFREASFGHGEWIVVNSTHAKWDWVRNQDDEPVSADSVWFTSLASDADCVPQ encoded by the exons ATGTCGAAAATTAGCGTTATTATACTTGTTATTGTAGCAATATGGGCACCGTTTTGTAGGCAAGTATCATCATCGTACCACCGTCCGCCGCCACGAAAAACACTATCATTCCCTTGGGATTCTCATGATTCTACCACTCCTCAACAG GTGCATGTGTCTATGGTGGGAAGCGATAGAATGAGAGTATCATGGATAACTAAAGACGAAACTCCCTCAAAAGTAGAATATGGTACATCGTCTGGAGTGTATGGTTCTTCAGCCGAGGGGAGTGCATCAAATTACAGATATGTAACCTACAAATCAGGCCAAATACATGAGACGGTTATCGGCCCTTTGAAGCCCAATACTACTTATTACTATCGTTGTAGTGGCGATTCTTCTCGTGAATTCAGTCTCAAGACTACACCTTCTCAACTCCCCATCAAATTTGTTGTCGTAGGCGATTTAGGACAAACAGAATGGACAAAATCAACTCTTGACCACATATCAAAATCAGACTACGATATGCTTTTACTGCCGGGGGATTTATCTTACGCGGATTCTTGGCAACCAAAATGGGACTCTTTTGGGCGAATGGTCGAGCCACTGGCTAGCCAAAGACCATGGATGGTCACTCAAGGAAACCACGAGATTGAAAAAATTCCGATAATTCACAGAACTTCTTTTACTGCCTATAATTCTAGATGGCGCATGCCTTATGAGGAAAGTGGCTCTTCATCTAACCTATATTACTCCTTTGATGTTGCAAGTATGGTCCATGTGATTATGCTCGGGTCTTACACTGACTTTGACCCTGCATCAAGCCAATACGCGTGGCTAGAGTCCGATTTAAAGAAGATTGATAGGAAGAGGACGCCGTGGGTTGTGGTCATACCCCATGCACCTTGGTATAACTCTAATGAGGCACATCAAGGAGAAAAAGAGTCGGTTGATATGAAGGCTGCTATGGAACAACTACTTTATAATGCGAGAGtggatgttgtgtttgttggtcATGTCCATGCCTACGAACGTTTT ACTCGAGTATATGACGGAGTAGCTAACAAGTGTGGCCCTATACACATCACCATTGGTGACGGTGGCAATCATGAAGGCTTAGCTACAAG TTTCCAAGATCCGAAGCCAGACATTTCAATATTTAGAGAAGCAAGCTTTGGTCATGGAGAATGGATAGTTGTGAACTCAACCCATGCCAAATGGGATTGGGTGAGAAACCAAGATGATGAGCCAGTGTCCGCCGACAGTGTTTGGTTCACTAGTCTGGCTTCTGATGCAGATTGCGTCCCTCAGTAG